A window from Opitutia bacterium ISCC 52 encodes these proteins:
- the pcaG gene encoding protocatechuate 3,4-dioxygenase subunit alpha — protein sequence MKQTPSQTVGPFFSYGLTPQQYGYDHSDLGTGDLVTEGADGEVITIRGTLYNGEGGEMKHAVVECWQADSSGKYAEVVVQDRFSGFGRVGTGRGEDARYQIHTIKPGSVDDHQAPHITLTIFSRGLMHHVFTRLYFSDEVEANAQDPLLQKLPAERRPTLIAQRVEEEGEIIYQFDIHMQGDQETVFLEF from the coding sequence ATGAAACAAACACCATCCCAGACCGTCGGTCCGTTTTTCTCTTACGGCCTAACGCCACAACAATATGGATACGACCATTCCGACCTCGGCACAGGCGATCTCGTCACTGAAGGAGCTGATGGAGAAGTGATCACGATCAGAGGGACACTTTATAACGGAGAAGGTGGAGAAATGAAACATGCTGTCGTTGAATGCTGGCAGGCAGACAGTTCTGGAAAGTATGCAGAGGTTGTAGTTCAGGACCGTTTCTCGGGCTTTGGTCGCGTCGGAACGGGTCGGGGTGAAGATGCCCGTTACCAGATTCACACCATCAAGCCTGGCTCCGTGGACGACCATCAGGCCCCGCACATAACCCTGACTATTTTCTCAAGAGGGCTCATGCATCATGTATTCACCCGACTCTACTTTTCCGATGAAGTAGAAGCCAATGCTCAAGATCCCTTGCTACAAAAACTACCAGCCGAACGGCGTCCGACCTTGATTGCTCAAAGAGTTGAAGAAGAGGGCGAGATCATCTACCAATTTGATATTCACATGCAAGGAGACCAGGAAACCGTATTCCTGGAATTTTAA
- the pcaF gene encoding 3-oxoadipyl-CoA thiolase — MNTPAFIYDYIRTPIGRFGGTLSSIRPDDLAALAIKALMEKNPGVDWNTIDDVLVGCANQAGEDNRNVARMSLLLAGLPKEIPGLTVNRLCGSGMEAAGYAARTIWTGEHNLVIAGGLESMSRAPLVMAKSEKEKLPDATIYDTTLGWRFVNPKLKDLYGVDSMPETGENVAKEFGISREDQDTFALRSHQKAVQAQVSGRLAEEIIPVATSNEEGATVIVDKDEHPRSDTSLEKLAGLKTPFREEGTLTAGNCSGVNDGAAALLIGSESVGEKYGLSPIAKISAITATGLEPRIMGMGPHPATEKLLRKTGLRISDIDLFEINEAFASQALAVLRQLGIPDDATHVNVNGGAIALGHPLGMSGARITGTLARELKRQGKKRAIATMCIGVGQGISILLEAV, encoded by the coding sequence ATGAACACGCCTGCATTCATTTACGACTATATCCGAACACCCATTGGAAGATTCGGGGGCACTTTGTCGTCCATACGTCCCGATGATTTAGCAGCTCTTGCAATAAAAGCATTGATGGAGAAAAATCCGGGTGTCGATTGGAACACGATCGATGATGTCCTGGTTGGCTGCGCAAACCAGGCAGGCGAGGACAATCGCAATGTCGCTCGTATGTCACTGCTTTTAGCGGGTCTTCCAAAAGAAATCCCCGGTCTAACTGTAAATCGTCTGTGCGGATCCGGCATGGAAGCTGCGGGCTATGCAGCCCGCACCATTTGGACCGGCGAACACAATTTGGTAATCGCTGGAGGTCTCGAGTCCATGTCACGAGCCCCCTTGGTCATGGCCAAGTCAGAAAAAGAAAAGCTTCCCGATGCCACGATCTACGACACCACTTTGGGGTGGCGCTTTGTAAATCCTAAATTGAAGGACCTTTATGGCGTCGATTCGATGCCGGAAACAGGAGAAAACGTAGCCAAGGAATTTGGCATTAGCCGAGAAGATCAGGACACCTTCGCCCTTCGTTCCCACCAAAAAGCGGTCCAAGCTCAAGTGAGTGGTCGATTAGCCGAAGAGATAATTCCGGTAGCCACTTCCAACGAAGAAGGTGCAACCGTCATAGTCGACAAAGATGAACATCCTCGATCAGACACATCTCTGGAAAAACTGGCAGGACTAAAAACCCCATTCCGTGAAGAAGGTACGCTCACCGCGGGAAATTGCTCAGGTGTCAACGATGGAGCTGCCGCACTGCTGATTGGATCGGAGTCAGTCGGTGAAAAGTATGGTCTCTCTCCCATCGCAAAAATTTCAGCCATCACGGCCACTGGTCTTGAACCACGCATCATGGGCATGGGCCCCCACCCGGCCACAGAAAAACTCCTGCGCAAGACCGGACTCAGAATCTCGGACATAGATTTATTCGAGATCAATGAAGCATTCGCCTCGCAAGCCTTGGCAGTACTTCGCCAACTAGGTATCCCCGACGATGCCACCCATGTGAATGTCAATGGTGGCGCCATCGCATTGGGACATCCTTTAGGCATGTCAGGGGCACGTATCACCGGAACCCTGGCTCGAGAACTCAAGCGGCAAGGAAAGAAACGAGCCATCGCCACCATGTGCATCGGTGTAGGCCAGGGCATTTCCATTCTACTAGAAGCGGTATAA